The Pseudomonas kermanshahensis genome includes a window with the following:
- a CDS encoding ABC transporter ATP-binding protein yields the protein MAEIRLRQLAHSYSRQPTSEADYALHALEHVWEQGGAYALLGPSGCGKSTLLNIISGLLTPSHGDVLFDGKPVNALSPQARNIAQVFQFPVVYDTMTVFDNLAFPLRNQGVDEGRVRARVEEIAEVLDLSAVLKKKARNLSADEKQKVSMGRGLVRDDVSAILFDEPLTVIDPHLKWKLRRKLKQIHEQFNITMIYVTHDQLEASTFADKIAVMHGGRIVQFGTPRELFERPRHTFVGYFIGSPGMNFIDVRAEADGVSFDGLHLTLPEGLRERMAATAGGRLQVGIRPEFVQLWDGPLDNAFAVQVLDIEDLGTYRIVTFQLGSATLKARLGEDRPLPAGQAWVTLPSQWLMLYVDDVLLEAGP from the coding sequence ATGGCCGAGATCCGCCTGCGCCAGCTGGCGCACAGTTACAGCCGTCAACCGACCTCGGAGGCGGACTACGCCCTGCACGCGCTGGAGCATGTGTGGGAGCAAGGCGGCGCCTATGCCTTGCTCGGGCCTTCCGGGTGCGGCAAGTCGACCTTGCTCAATATCATTTCGGGGCTGCTTACGCCCTCCCATGGCGACGTGCTGTTCGACGGCAAGCCCGTGAACGCGCTGTCGCCGCAGGCGCGCAACATCGCCCAGGTGTTTCAGTTTCCGGTGGTGTACGACACCATGACGGTGTTCGACAACCTGGCCTTCCCCCTGCGAAACCAGGGCGTGGACGAGGGCAGGGTGCGTGCCCGGGTCGAAGAGATCGCCGAGGTACTCGACCTGTCCGCTGTGCTGAAAAAGAAGGCGCGCAACCTCAGCGCCGACGAGAAGCAGAAGGTTTCGATGGGCCGTGGCCTGGTGCGCGATGACGTGTCTGCGATCCTCTTCGACGAGCCGTTGACGGTGATCGATCCGCACCTGAAGTGGAAGCTGCGGCGCAAGCTCAAGCAGATCCATGAGCAGTTCAACATCACCATGATCTACGTCACCCACGACCAGTTGGAGGCTTCGACCTTCGCTGACAAGATCGCGGTGATGCACGGCGGGCGCATCGTCCAGTTCGGCACCCCGCGCGAGTTGTTCGAGCGCCCGCGGCACACCTTTGTCGGCTACTTCATTGGCAGCCCCGGCATGAACTTCATCGACGTGCGTGCCGAGGCCGATGGCGTCAGCTTTGATGGCTTGCACCTGACGCTGCCCGAGGGCCTGCGCGAACGCATGGCGGCAACCGCCGGCGGGCGCCTGCAAGTGGGCATCCGGCCGGAGTTCGTGCAGCTTTGGGACGGCCCGCTCGACAACGCGTTTGCCGTGCAGGTGCTGGATATCGAAGACCTGGGCACCTACCGCATCGTCACCTTCCAGCTCGGCAGCGCCACGCTCAAGGCGCGCCTGGGCGAGGATCGCCCGCTGCCGGCGGGGCAGGCCTGGGTCACCCTGCCGAGCCAGTGGCTGATGCTGTATGTCGACGATGTACTGCTGGAGGCCGGACCATGA
- a CDS encoding DUF2160 domain-containing protein: MEWMAWTLPTALFFAAVGVLLLCMTLLELRRPCVERRGFLPIVTSRGDRLFIGLLASAYLHLLVVGVSDWPLWVASLLSLGWLVVVLRWG, from the coding sequence ATGGAATGGATGGCCTGGACCTTGCCCACGGCGCTGTTCTTCGCGGCCGTCGGCGTGCTGCTGTTGTGCATGACCCTGCTTGAACTGCGCCGCCCCTGCGTGGAGCGGCGCGGCTTCCTGCCGATCGTCACCAGCCGTGGCGACCGGTTGTTCATCGGCCTGCTGGCCAGCGCCTACCTGCACTTGCTGGTAGTCGGGGTCAGCGACTGGCCTTTGTGGGTGGCCTCGCTGCTGTCGCTGGGCTGGCTCGTGGTGGTGTTGCGCTGGGGCTGA
- a CDS encoding carbohydrate ABC transporter permease has product MNKVRNNKAWWLVLPVFVLVAFSAVVPMMTVVNYSVQDIFDQSNRYFVGADWYRQVLRDPALHDALLRQFIYSGCVLLIEIPLGIAIALTMPTKGRMASVCLIVMAIPLLIPWNVVGTIWQIFGRADIGLLGATLAKLGVNYNYAGDPFDAWLTVLVMDVWHWTSLVALLCYSGLRAIPDVYYQAARIDRASAWAVFRHIQLPKLKNVLLIAVMLRFMDSFMIYTEPFVLTGGGPGNATTFLSQTLTRMAVGQFDLGPAAAFSLVYFLIILLVSWLFYTAMTHADKD; this is encoded by the coding sequence ATGAACAAGGTGCGCAACAACAAGGCGTGGTGGCTGGTACTGCCGGTGTTCGTGCTGGTGGCGTTCAGCGCCGTGGTGCCGATGATGACCGTGGTCAACTATTCGGTGCAGGACATCTTCGACCAGTCCAACCGCTATTTCGTCGGTGCCGACTGGTACCGCCAGGTGTTGCGCGACCCGGCCTTGCACGATGCCTTGCTGCGCCAGTTCATCTATTCCGGTTGCGTGCTGTTGATCGAAATTCCACTGGGCATCGCCATCGCCCTGACAATGCCGACCAAGGGGCGCATGGCCTCGGTCTGCCTGATCGTGATGGCTATTCCGCTGCTCATTCCCTGGAACGTGGTCGGCACCATCTGGCAAATCTTCGGCCGCGCCGACATCGGCCTGCTCGGTGCCACGCTGGCCAAGCTTGGGGTCAACTACAACTATGCCGGCGACCCGTTCGATGCTTGGCTCACGGTGCTGGTGATGGACGTCTGGCACTGGACGTCGCTGGTGGCGCTGCTGTGTTATTCGGGCCTGCGCGCCATCCCGGATGTCTATTACCAGGCTGCCCGCATCGACCGAGCTTCGGCCTGGGCAGTGTTCCGCCATATCCAGCTGCCAAAGCTGAAGAACGTGCTGCTGATTGCAGTGATGCTGCGTTTCATGGACAGCTTCATGATCTACACCGAGCCGTTCGTGCTGACCGGTGGTGGGCCTGGCAACGCCACCACCTTCCTCAGCCAGACCCTCACGCGCATGGCGGTAGGGCAGTTCGACCTGGGGCCGGCCGCGGCGTTTTCGCTGGTGTACTTCCTGATCATCCTGCTGGTGTCGTGGCTGTTCTATACCGCCATGACGCACGCCGACAAGGACTAG
- a CDS encoding ABC transporter ATP-binding protein: MSLVLEQVSRSVDNQACIVDASLRFEPGSFNVLLGRTLAGKTSLMRLMAGLDRPDLGRVLLDGNDVTGVPVRLRNVSMVYQQFINYPTLSVYENIASPLRQARLAEAEIRRRVQETAEMLRIEAYLQRLPLELSGGQQQRTAMARALVKDASLILFDEPLVNLDYKLREGLRQELRALFAARNCIAVYATTEPNEALALGGTTTILHEGRIVQSGPTAAVYQQPSSVLAAELFSEPPINLVPGRIAGNEVSLAQAVHFARNADLQRLGDGDYRFGVRPSHITLVPTHDDDLELAVLVELAEISGSETFLHVRNEHWRMTLHLPGVHEYQVDTPIRVFIPTHKLFVFDAAGALVQAPGVRQARSR; encoded by the coding sequence ATGTCCTTGGTGCTGGAGCAGGTCAGCCGCAGTGTCGATAACCAGGCCTGCATCGTCGATGCGTCCCTGCGTTTCGAGCCGGGTTCGTTCAACGTTTTGCTCGGCCGCACCCTGGCCGGCAAGACCAGCCTGATGCGCCTGATGGCCGGGCTCGACCGCCCGGACCTAGGCCGTGTGCTGCTGGACGGCAACGATGTCACCGGGGTGCCGGTGCGCCTGCGTAACGTATCGATGGTGTATCAGCAGTTCATCAACTACCCGACCTTGAGCGTGTACGAAAACATCGCCTCCCCCCTGCGCCAGGCGCGCCTGGCCGAAGCGGAAATTCGCCGGCGGGTGCAGGAAACCGCCGAGATGCTGCGCATCGAAGCCTACCTGCAGCGGTTGCCGCTGGAGCTGTCCGGCGGCCAGCAGCAACGCACGGCGATGGCCCGGGCGCTGGTCAAGGACGCCTCGCTGATCCTGTTCGATGAGCCCTTGGTCAACCTCGATTACAAGCTGCGCGAAGGCCTGCGCCAAGAGCTGCGGGCGTTGTTTGCGGCGCGTAATTGCATTGCCGTGTACGCCACCACCGAGCCCAACGAAGCGCTGGCGCTGGGCGGCACCACGACGATCCTGCATGAGGGGCGCATCGTGCAGAGCGGCCCGACCGCTGCGGTCTATCAGCAACCCAGCAGCGTGCTGGCCGCCGAGCTGTTTTCCGAGCCGCCGATCAACCTGGTGCCTGGGCGCATCGCCGGCAACGAGGTGAGCCTGGCGCAGGCGGTACACTTTGCCCGCAATGCCGACCTGCAGCGCCTGGGCGATGGCGACTACCGCTTTGGCGTGCGGCCCAGCCACATCACCCTGGTGCCGACCCATGATGATGACCTGGAGCTGGCGGTGCTGGTGGAGCTGGCCGAGATCAGTGGCTCGGAAACCTTCCTCCACGTGCGCAATGAACACTGGCGGATGACCCTGCACCTGCCGGGTGTGCACGAGTACCAGGTGGACACCCCGATCCGCGTGTTCATCCCCACGCACAAGCTGTTTGTCTTCGACGCTGCCGGAGCCTTGGTGCAGGCTCCAGGCGTGCGTCAGGCGAGGAGTCGCTGA
- a CDS encoding sigma-54-dependent Fis family transcriptional regulator has product MAASASPHAQLIQASWARCRDHGLQPQSPPDFDCLPPAELSALLERRQALLRLTREEVLPQYAHLLGNASYLVMLADAGGCLLDSWGSRRFVDPRQRHGFSAGAHWHERGVGTNALGTALVCAEAIHVGQDEHFLRQNRYLCSAAAPVFDGERQLVGALDVASDGYLPASQTLGLVRMMGQSLENRLILAQHADHHAQLLFNSASDNLDSPWAGLLVFDERGQVIAANHRADSLLGDNPLRQNLEQLFQVPLQQLLAQPPQQPFALQAAGRHRFHCQWQAPRHSPKRPAPGPVDPRMDNALAQASLLLEKDIPVLIQGETGVGKEVFVEALHRASRRAGQPLIAVNCAAIPAELVESELFGYDKGAFTGAHHKGNPGLIRKADHGILFLDEIGDMPLPTQARLLRVLQSRSIQPLGSGEPVTVDIRVVSASNRDLAEAVRNGQFREDLYYRVAGLTLVLPALRERSDRRALIEQVHARHLAPGQPRQLPPHILDLLLHHPWPGNLRQLNSVVQVALALAGSQPIGTEHFSACFLAQAGTPRACPPPAPATDLANLLHSCGGNISSLARLLGISRTTLYKRLREQGLEPAHLQGGR; this is encoded by the coding sequence ATGGCCGCATCCGCTTCGCCGCATGCCCAACTGATCCAGGCATCCTGGGCGCGTTGTCGCGACCACGGCCTGCAACCGCAAAGCCCACCCGATTTCGATTGCCTGCCGCCGGCCGAACTGAGCGCCCTGCTGGAGCGCCGCCAGGCCCTGCTGCGCCTGACACGCGAAGAGGTGCTGCCGCAGTACGCACACCTGCTGGGCAACGCCAGCTACCTGGTGATGCTGGCCGACGCCGGTGGCTGCCTGCTCGACAGCTGGGGTTCGCGGCGCTTCGTCGACCCGCGCCAGCGCCACGGCTTCAGTGCCGGCGCGCACTGGCACGAGCGCGGTGTGGGCACCAACGCACTCGGCACGGCGCTGGTCTGCGCCGAGGCAATTCATGTGGGCCAGGATGAACACTTCCTGCGCCAGAACCGCTACCTGTGCAGCGCTGCGGCGCCGGTGTTCGATGGCGAACGGCAGCTGGTCGGCGCGCTCGATGTGGCCAGCGACGGGTACTTGCCTGCCAGCCAGACGCTCGGCCTGGTACGGATGATGGGCCAGAGCCTGGAGAACCGTTTGATACTGGCGCAGCATGCCGACCACCACGCCCAACTGCTGTTCAACAGCGCCTCCGACAACCTCGACAGCCCCTGGGCGGGCTTGTTGGTGTTCGATGAGCGCGGCCAGGTCATTGCGGCCAATCACCGGGCCGACAGCCTGCTCGGCGACAACCCGCTGCGGCAAAACCTCGAGCAACTGTTCCAAGTCCCGTTGCAGCAGTTGCTAGCCCAGCCGCCGCAACAACCCTTCGCCTTGCAGGCCGCCGGGCGCCACCGCTTCCACTGCCAGTGGCAAGCGCCGCGCCACAGCCCCAAGCGCCCGGCCCCTGGCCCTGTCGACCCACGTATGGACAACGCCCTGGCCCAGGCCAGCCTGTTACTGGAAAAAGACATTCCGGTGTTGATCCAGGGCGAAACCGGGGTTGGCAAGGAAGTCTTCGTCGAGGCCCTGCACCGCGCCAGCCGCCGCGCCGGGCAGCCGCTGATTGCAGTCAACTGCGCGGCGATCCCCGCCGAGCTGGTCGAGTCGGAGCTGTTCGGCTATGACAAAGGGGCCTTTACCGGCGCCCACCACAAGGGCAACCCCGGGCTGATCCGCAAGGCCGACCACGGCATCTTGTTTCTCGACGAAATCGGCGACATGCCGCTGCCGACCCAAGCCCGGCTGCTGCGTGTGCTGCAATCGCGCAGCATCCAGCCATTGGGCAGCGGTGAGCCGGTGACCGTGGACATCCGCGTGGTTTCGGCCAGCAACCGCGACCTGGCCGAAGCCGTGCGCAACGGGCAGTTTCGCGAGGACCTCTACTACCGCGTGGCCGGGTTGACCCTGGTGTTGCCCGCCTTGCGCGAACGCAGTGATCGGCGCGCGCTGATTGAGCAGGTGCACGCCCGGCACCTCGCCCCCGGGCAACCCCGGCAACTGCCCCCGCACATACTCGACCTGCTGTTGCACCACCCCTGGCCAGGTAACCTGCGCCAGCTCAACAGCGTAGTGCAGGTGGCGCTGGCCCTCGCTGGCAGCCAGCCCATCGGCACCGAACACTTTTCAGCGTGTTTCCTTGCCCAGGCTGGCACACCTCGCGCTTGCCCGCCACCCGCCCCTGCCACGGACCTGGCCAACCTGCTGCACAGCTGTGGCGGCAATATCTCATCGCTGGCACGCCTGCTCGGCATCAGCCGCACCACCCTGTACAAACGCTTGCGTGAACAGGGGCTCGAACCCGCCCACCTGCAGGGTGGGCGCTGA
- a CDS encoding ABC transporter substrate-binding protein: MFHNNHKRRHLTLAALLVLASVHGMAWADQYEDAANKWIGSEFKPSTLTPEQQLAELKWFIKAAEPFRGMKINVVSETITTHEYESKVLAKAFSEITGIQLTHDLLQEGDVVEKLQTQMQSDKNIYDGWVNDSDLIGTHFRYGKVESITDLMANEGKAYTSPTLDLKDFIGISFTTAPDGKVYQLPDQQFANLYWFRADWFERPELKAKFKEKYGYELGVPVNWSAYEDIAQFFTEDVKEIDGKRVYGHMDYGKKDPSLGWRFTDAWFSMAGGGDKGLPNGLPVDEWGIRVEDCHPVGSSVTRGGDTNGPAAVYATQKYVDWMRAYAPKEAQGMTFSEAGPVPAQGNIAQQIFWYTAFTADMTKPGLPVVNADGTPKWRMAPSPKGPYWEEGMKLGYQDTGSWTFFKSTPEKQRLAAWLYAQFVTSKTVSLKKTIVGLTPIRESDINSQAMTDLAPKLGGLVEFYRSPARVQWTPTGTNVPDYPRLAQLWWSHIAEVASGEKTPQEALDGLARDQDRMMERLQRSNAQATCAPKLNPEKDAQYWYDQPGAPKPKLANEKPKGETVSYTELLKSWEAARK; encoded by the coding sequence ATGTTCCACAACAATCACAAACGGCGACATTTGACCCTGGCCGCGTTGCTGGTGCTGGCCAGCGTGCACGGGATGGCGTGGGCCGACCAGTACGAAGACGCGGCGAACAAGTGGATCGGCAGTGAGTTCAAACCGTCGACCCTGACCCCAGAGCAGCAGTTGGCCGAACTCAAGTGGTTCATCAAGGCTGCCGAACCGTTTCGTGGGATGAAGATCAACGTGGTGTCGGAAACCATCACCACCCATGAATACGAGTCCAAGGTGCTGGCCAAGGCATTCAGCGAGATCACCGGCATCCAGCTGACCCACGACCTGCTGCAGGAAGGCGACGTGGTGGAGAAGCTGCAGACACAGATGCAGTCGGACAAGAACATTTATGACGGCTGGGTCAACGATTCGGACCTGATCGGCACGCACTTTCGTTATGGCAAGGTCGAGTCGATCACCGACCTGATGGCCAACGAGGGCAAGGCCTACACGTCGCCGACGCTGGACTTGAAAGACTTCATCGGCATCTCCTTCACCACCGCGCCGGATGGCAAGGTCTACCAACTGCCTGACCAGCAGTTCGCCAACCTTTACTGGTTCCGTGCCGACTGGTTCGAGCGGCCTGAGCTAAAAGCCAAGTTCAAGGAAAAGTACGGCTATGAACTGGGCGTGCCGGTGAACTGGTCAGCCTACGAGGACATCGCCCAGTTCTTCACCGAAGACGTCAAGGAAATCGACGGCAAGCGCGTGTACGGCCACATGGACTACGGCAAGAAAGACCCCTCGCTGGGGTGGCGCTTCACCGATGCCTGGTTCTCGATGGCCGGTGGTGGCGACAAAGGCCTGCCCAATGGTTTGCCAGTGGACGAGTGGGGGATTCGCGTCGAGGACTGCCACCCGGTGGGCTCGAGCGTTACCCGAGGCGGTGACACAAACGGCCCCGCGGCGGTCTATGCGACGCAGAAGTACGTGGACTGGATGCGTGCCTACGCGCCCAAGGAAGCCCAGGGCATGACCTTCTCTGAGGCGGGCCCGGTGCCGGCCCAAGGCAACATTGCCCAGCAGATCTTCTGGTACACGGCTTTTACCGCCGACATGACCAAACCCGGCTTGCCGGTGGTCAATGCCGACGGCACGCCGAAGTGGCGCATGGCGCCGTCGCCGAAAGGGCCGTATTGGGAGGAGGGGATGAAGTTGGGCTATCAGGACACGGGGTCGTGGACCTTCTTCAAATCCACCCCGGAGAAGCAACGCCTGGCCGCCTGGTTGTATGCGCAGTTCGTAACTTCCAAGACCGTTTCGCTGAAAAAGACCATCGTCGGCCTGACGCCGATTCGTGAGTCGGACATCAACTCCCAGGCCATGACGGACCTGGCGCCCAAGCTGGGTGGGTTGGTGGAGTTCTACCGCAGCCCGGCGCGGGTGCAATGGACGCCCACCGGCACCAATGTGCCTGACTACCCGCGGCTGGCGCAGTTGTGGTGGAGCCATATCGCCGAAGTGGCCAGTGGCGAAAAGACCCCGCAGGAGGCGCTGGATGGCCTGGCCCGCGATCAGGACCGCATGATGGAACGGCTGCAGCGTTCCAACGCACAGGCGACCTGTGCACCGAAGCTCAATCCGGAAAAGGATGCCCAGTATTGGTATGACCAGCCGGGTGCGCCGAAGCCGAAGCTGGCCAACGAGAAGCCCAAGGGCGAGACGGTGAGCTACACCGAGTTGCTGAAGTCGTGGGAGGCAGCGCGCAAGTAA
- a CDS encoding carbohydrate ABC transporter permease, translating into MSARKAVPLLLYFFFLLVPIYWLLNMSFKSNTEILGGLTLWPQAFTLDNYRVIFTDASWYSGYINSLYYVCLNTVISLAVALPAAYAFSRYRFLGDRHLFFWLLTNRMAPPAVFLLPFFQLYSSIGLFDTHIAVALAHCLFNVPLAVWILEGFMSGVPKEIDETAYIDGYSFPRFFVKIFIPLIGSGIGVTAFFCFMFSWVELLLARTLTSVNAKPIAAVMTRTVSASGIDWGVLAAAGVLTILPGMLVIWFVRNHVAKGFALGRV; encoded by the coding sequence ATGAGCGCGCGCAAAGCAGTGCCACTGTTGCTGTACTTCTTCTTCCTGCTGGTGCCGATCTACTGGCTGCTGAACATGTCGTTCAAGAGCAACACCGAAATCCTTGGCGGCCTGACCTTGTGGCCGCAGGCATTCACGCTGGACAACTACCGGGTGATCTTTACCGATGCGAGCTGGTACAGCGGCTATATCAACTCCCTGTACTACGTGTGCCTGAACACAGTCATTTCGCTGGCGGTGGCGTTGCCGGCGGCCTATGCCTTCTCGCGCTATCGCTTCCTCGGCGACCGTCATCTGTTTTTCTGGTTGCTGACCAACCGCATGGCACCGCCGGCGGTGTTCCTGCTGCCGTTTTTCCAGCTGTATTCCTCGATTGGCCTGTTCGACACGCACATTGCCGTGGCGCTGGCCCACTGCCTGTTCAACGTGCCGCTGGCGGTGTGGATTCTTGAAGGCTTCATGTCGGGGGTGCCGAAAGAGATCGACGAAACGGCCTACATCGACGGGTACAGCTTCCCGCGCTTCTTCGTGAAGATCTTCATCCCGCTGATCGGCTCCGGCATCGGTGTGACGGCGTTTTTCTGCTTCATGTTTTCCTGGGTCGAACTGCTGCTGGCGCGCACCCTGACTTCGGTGAACGCCAAACCTATCGCAGCGGTGATGACCCGAACCGTGTCCGCTTCGGGGATCGACTGGGGCGTGCTGGCGGCGGCCGGGGTGTTGACCATCCTGCCCGGCATGCTGGTGATCTGGTTTGTCCGCAACCATGTCGCCAAGGGCTTTGCCCTCGGCCGAGTGTGA